The Anaerolineales bacterium DNA segment TCCTGCAGGCGCCGTGCACGATCGTGCTGGCGGCCGTGTTCGAGCGCACCGCCATCCGCTACGGCCCGGAACGCACGCCGCGCTACGTCCACATGGAAGCGGGCCACGCGGCGCAGAACGTCCTGCTTCAGGCCGCAGCCCTGGGGCTGTGCGCCGTCCCCATCGGCGCTTTCGAAGACGAAGGGCTGCGTGCGCTTCTCGCTTTGCCCCTGGATCACGAGCCGCTTTACCTCATTCCCGTGGGGTATCCGGGTTGACGGCGCTTCGCGGTTGATTTTCCAGAGATCATCCTTTAGCGTACTTTAAAAGAAATCGATCAGGTCCGATCTTTCTTGTGGCAAATTGTATTGCTGGAATACAGAAATAATCAAAATACATTGTCTGTGCTTGTTTCCCCGATTACGCATCGGAGTATAATCACGAGGGCCGTGTGGCATCGTTCGTGCATCGTGGCGTGCCACACGCATGAATACATTGGGGTACTCCATGGCCAGGGACCGTAGACCGGCGGAAGATTTAACCATCGCAGAACTCGAAGCGCTGCTGGCGCGGAAGAGGCGCGAGTCGCGTGAGGCGCGCCTGCATCAGTTCCGGCGCAGCGGGCGGGCGATGCGGGTTCGACCCGCACCGCAAGAGATCCAAACACGATAAGGAAAGCAGGGGCGGTGCGCGCAAGATCTTCAACCGCTTTCTGCTGGTGATCGAAATCCTTGCCGTTTTGGGTCTGGCGTTCGTGCTGTTCAGCGGCGTCGATGCGCTGCAGGAACTCAACCGGGAATCGGCTGCGATGTTGGAGGGAAATCCGACGCCCACGGCGTTGATCTCGGCGGTCGTCTTGCCCTCCGGCCACACCCCGCCGACTTCGCCCGGCGGTTCGCAGCCGAACGAGGCGGAAATTCCCGAGAGCATGCGCAGATTGCTTCAATCCATGCCCTCGGTGGAGGTACCTACGCCTGGTCCGGAGCAGGCGCGTAACATCTTCATTCCCGCCCTCTGGAACGCGCCGGCGCCCGTCGTCCAGGGAGACGGCTGGGAACAGTTGAAGCGCGGCGTCGGGCAGCACATCGGCAGCGCCAATCCGGGTGAAAACGGGAACGTCGTCCTTTCGGCGCACAACGACATATTCGGCCAACTGTTCCGCGACCTGGATCAACTCAAGCCCGGAGATGAAATCCTGATCAACACGGCTTCGCGCCAGTACACCTACCGGGTAACCGGCATAAGCATCGTCGAGCCGACGGACGTGAGCGTCATGGAGTCCACCCCTCGTCCGACGGTCACGTTGGTTTCCTGCTATCCATACCTGGTGGACAATCAGCGCATCGTGGTGACCGCAGAACTGTCCGACGGATAGAATCTCGAACTGAGATCCCACAAATCGGGTAGAATGGCTGTCATTCCATTCTTCGAGGAGGCACATCTTGAGCAGCAAGAAAAGTAAGAAGCGGGCACGCAAACCCAATCTGCCGCAAGAGGCGTATCTTGCGGCGAAGGAAAATGAGGCCGCGTCCCGCGGTCCGGAGAGCAAACAAATTGGTTTCAATCCGGATTATTCCTACGTGATCAAGGATCTGAAACGCATCGCCGTGTTGGCCGGCTTTTTCATCTGCCTGTTGGTTTTCTTGTCCTTTTACCTGCGCTAGCCGATTCCATTTGCTGAAAGCTGCGAGGGTACATGCGAAGCAGCGACGATAAACTGCGGGTACGATTCAGCCTGCGTTGGAAAATTACGCTCCCATTCATGTTTCTGGCACTGATGCTGGCAATGGGAGCGATCGTCATCGTTAACCGGCTGTCCGTTGAATCGGAACAGCTGCAGTTCCTGCGTCAACTGCTCGACAGCGGCCAGCAAGCGACGGACGAAGTAGTGCGCATCGAAGAGCGCTTGTTGGAAGTCGAGCGCGCCGTCGCCAACACCGAAGGCGTGGTCCCGGCGGTCGCCCTGGGCGACGCGGAAGAATTGCGCCAGAAAATTCTGGGGCTGATCATCAACTCGCGCGTCGACGTCGCCGTGATCCTCGAGCGCGACGGCACCAGTCTGCTGACCTCCCGCCGCACAGGCGCAGAAATCCCCGAAATTTTGCGCGGGGAAGGCTTTTACAGCGATTGGCGCTTCGTGCGCCAGGTGCTGCAGTTGGATTCCGGCAGCAGCGCCGTCGTGGACGAAGTCGGTGAGAAGCAGGTTGGTCTGGAGAGCATACGCCTGGGTGACGATGAGGTGCAGGTGCTGTTCATCGCCGCGCCGCTGCTCAACGAATCCGGCACCATACTGGGCGCGGTGCTGACCGGCGCGTATCTGGATAACGTCGTCGAGCAGTTGAGCCAGAGCGCACGCACTGCGATCACTTTCTACGATGCTCGAACCGGCGAACTGCTCGGCACGACGTTCGAAGACAGCTCGACGTGGGATCCTGTGGGTCTGGCGTTATCCCCGGAATTGATCGAGATCGCCCGGGACGTTAACCGGGACGAAGACCCTTACCGCACCATCAAAGTCGCTGGAAAAACCTACGGGGAGATCATCACGCCCTTCACGGTCCGGCAGGGAACGGTGGAATTGGGGATGTTGGGTGTGGCCTTGTACGGCGCCGAGGATCCCGATCTGGCCTATGAAACCTATCAGAAACGGATTACGTCCATCATCGTCGTCGCCGCGCTGGCGCTGGTTCTCGTGGTGTCGGTCGGGCTGTATCTGTCCCACACGATCACGCGGCCGCTGATCGACATCGCCGAAGCCTCGGCGCAAGTTGCGGCCGGGGATCTGACGACACAGGTCGCAGCCCGCAGTGGCGACGAGGTCGGCCTGCTGGGGAAAGCGTTCAACCGTATGGTCGAAGACCTGCGCGAGGGCGCCGTGTATCGCAGCCTGCTCAGCCGAACGATGAGTCCCGAGATGCGTGAGGAACTGCGCAAGACCATGCAGAAAGGGGAGTCGTTCCATCAAGGCCAGGTTGGGCGCGGCACCGTGCTGTACGCGGAAATCCGCGGGATCGCCTTCGAGGAA contains these protein-coding regions:
- a CDS encoding class D sortase is translated as MRRACISSGAAGGRCGFDPHRKRSKHDKESRGGARKIFNRFLLVIEILAVLGLAFVLFSGVDALQELNRESAAMLEGNPTPTALISAVVLPSGHTPPTSPGGSQPNEAEIPESMRRLLQSMPSVEVPTPGPEQARNIFIPALWNAPAPVVQGDGWEQLKRGVGQHIGSANPGENGNVVLSAHNDIFGQLFRDLDQLKPGDEILINTASRQYTYRVTGISIVEPTDVSVMESTPRPTVTLVSCYPYLVDNQRIVVTAELSDG
- a CDS encoding cache domain-containing protein, with protein sequence MRSSDDKLRVRFSLRWKITLPFMFLALMLAMGAIVIVNRLSVESEQLQFLRQLLDSGQQATDEVVRIEERLLEVERAVANTEGVVPAVALGDAEELRQKILGLIINSRVDVAVILERDGTSLLTSRRTGAEIPEILRGEGFYSDWRFVRQVLQLDSGSSAVVDEVGEKQVGLESIRLGDDEVQVLFIAAPLLNESGTILGAVLTGAYLDNVVEQLSQSARTAITFYDARTGELLGTTFEDSSTWDPVGLALSPELIEIARDVNRDEDPYRTIKVAGKTYGEIITPFTVRQGTVELGMLGVALYGAEDPDLAYETYQKRITSIIVVAALALVLVVSVGLYLSHTITRPLIDIAEASAQVAAGDLTTQVAARSGDEVGLLGKAFNRMVEDLREGAVYRSLLSRTMSPEMREELRKTMQKGESFHQGQVGRGTVLYAEIRGIAFEESEKDPTGLMRALNEYYASLSEIVHQHGGVVHAFDGRSLTAIFGILPRNLPPQVSALQAIHAGFEMLSAVRAIQITADMDSPPTWDIGVGLSTGTVLSGGLVTEDQMHYTVIGDALQIAEAIQRITRASASTRLVIDQQTYRYLRSVRSQFEFGREGQVQVEELGKEVKVYEVSDRSSRLLE